From the Leucobacter denitrificans genome, one window contains:
- a CDS encoding cold-shock protein: MPNGKVRFYDEDKGFGFIQGDDGQQVYLHASVLPADAEVGTGTRVEYSVAEGRRGPQALSVRVLDTPRLAKRNRKSADEMALIIEDLVKLLDGVGGRLKAGQYPERQASRKVATMLRHVADDFDV, from the coding sequence ATGCCGAACGGCAAGGTCAGGTTCTACGACGAGGACAAGGGCTTCGGCTTCATCCAGGGCGATGATGGTCAGCAGGTGTACCTGCACGCTTCCGTGCTTCCCGCCGATGCCGAGGTCGGCACGGGCACCCGAGTCGAATACAGCGTTGCAGAGGGGCGCCGTGGCCCACAGGCTCTCTCGGTTCGTGTGCTCGACACCCCTCGTCTTGCTAAACGGAACCGCAAGTCGGCCGACGAGATGGCGCTCATCATTGAAGACCTAGTGAAGCTGCTCGACGGCGTCGGCGGCAGGCTCAAGGCCGGTCAGTACCCAGAGCGCCAGGCTTCGCGCAAGGTCGCGACAATGCT